In the Paenibacillus pabuli genome, one interval contains:
- a CDS encoding AraC family transcriptional regulator produces MRKRSEDSQNVFSRILIGIIVSTVATLLVASAILYVNYNRIALRQVYRTDMNSLTQTSREVSKMTETAKSLSYQIYQDYSISALLLYSKPSIYEITPAMEQLDNYRMSLPFIESIYVYNSKSNEFFISSETRNGRQSLAELDDQGIKDILQRFHEYKPFVPIPRTYQVGSTEEVEVNSYTYLCYDTINDNAELNYAVVVNIKDDWLSPNMNTADQPGKTFIINENGQLLSDFGDRTLMQDLSKENFMHAILQNTEHSAYFTAEVDGENSLITYTTPDNLGWRYVRITPDHLITADIRSMRTHTVLFCLGLLIAGLHLSYLVSRKLYHPIDKVIVRMRVMEAERRGSLHILRQDFLRGALQGRETVTGGILEERMKFYGSCVQVHRPSRLVLLRIDRFADFCDTYRDDIKLVKYAMMNICMESAEFCYHTETVDMGGDLISLLFNEKDSDMQTAQDTEGHMEELLRKLQDAVMLHLKCSISFTVGPEEDSLEAAIAGYPHSAEASLHRLFSGPGCLLFTTDIMAYQEKEYAFPASKERQLIDCLMTGKTCEAKQIYTDIVDETAAYPFTVFQLALSHLTMTLNHVRNTLKKNNQLTLNTISDAAMFPLHEAEELGEVHAHFYRLFDELGLKVEEKRTLRHEELLRRINSIIERDYADTNLCLTSIADELTMSPIYISRLYKQLTLKGLTDVINETRIIKAQHLLIETENSVADIAEKTGFTNSSYFYRMFKKFNGVTPNDYRRKELRSEQM; encoded by the coding sequence ATGCGCAAACGTTCGGAGGACAGTCAAAACGTATTTTCTCGAATACTGATTGGTATCATTGTCAGTACCGTTGCTACCCTACTCGTAGCCTCTGCCATTCTCTACGTCAACTACAACCGCATTGCTCTCCGCCAGGTCTATCGCACCGATATGAACAGTCTCACGCAGACCAGCCGGGAAGTGTCCAAAATGACAGAAACGGCTAAATCCCTGTCTTATCAGATCTATCAGGACTACAGCATCTCAGCACTGCTCCTTTACTCCAAACCAAGCATCTATGAAATCACTCCAGCCATGGAGCAGCTTGATAACTACCGCATGTCCCTTCCTTTTATTGAATCCATCTATGTATACAACTCCAAAAGCAACGAATTTTTCATCAGTTCGGAGACGCGCAATGGTCGGCAATCTCTAGCGGAATTAGACGATCAAGGCATTAAGGATATCCTCCAGCGATTTCATGAATATAAGCCCTTTGTTCCGATCCCGCGTACATACCAGGTTGGTTCTACAGAAGAAGTTGAAGTGAACAGCTACACCTATCTCTGCTATGACACGATCAACGATAATGCCGAGTTAAACTACGCAGTCGTAGTCAATATCAAGGACGATTGGTTAAGTCCCAATATGAATACAGCGGATCAGCCGGGCAAAACATTTATTATCAACGAAAACGGACAGCTGCTATCCGATTTTGGAGATCGGACGTTAATGCAGGATCTCTCCAAGGAAAACTTCATGCATGCCATTTTGCAAAATACGGAGCATTCCGCCTACTTTACCGCAGAGGTTGACGGGGAAAATTCACTTATCACCTATACCACACCTGATAATTTGGGATGGCGTTATGTACGAATTACGCCTGATCATCTGATCACTGCTGATATTCGCAGCATGCGGACGCATACCGTCCTGTTTTGTCTGGGCTTGCTCATTGCCGGATTGCACCTCTCATACTTGGTTTCTCGGAAGTTATACCACCCCATCGACAAGGTCATTGTACGGATGCGAGTGATGGAAGCGGAGCGCCGCGGCAGTCTGCACATCTTGCGTCAGGATTTTTTGCGCGGTGCTCTTCAGGGGCGTGAGACGGTAACCGGAGGAATTCTGGAAGAGCGCATGAAGTTTTACGGCTCGTGTGTCCAGGTTCATCGTCCATCTAGGCTGGTATTACTGCGTATCGATCGTTTTGCCGATTTTTGTGATACCTACCGGGACGATATCAAGCTTGTAAAATATGCGATGATGAACATTTGCATGGAATCGGCGGAGTTTTGCTATCATACGGAAACCGTGGACATGGGCGGCGATCTGATTAGCCTTCTTTTCAATGAAAAAGATTCGGATATGCAGACTGCTCAGGATACCGAGGGGCATATGGAGGAATTGCTGCGCAAGCTGCAGGATGCGGTTATGCTTCATCTGAAATGCTCCATTTCGTTCACCGTCGGACCCGAGGAGGACTCGCTGGAGGCTGCGATAGCCGGCTATCCTCACTCCGCAGAGGCTTCCCTGCACCGATTATTCAGCGGACCGGGCTGCCTGCTGTTTACAACCGACATCATGGCGTATCAGGAGAAGGAGTATGCATTTCCTGCAAGTAAAGAGCGGCAGCTCATCGATTGCCTGATGACAGGCAAAACGTGCGAAGCCAAACAAATCTATACGGATATCGTAGATGAGACGGCAGCATATCCTTTTACCGTATTCCAATTGGCACTTTCCCATTTAACGATGACATTGAACCATGTACGCAACACGCTTAAAAAGAATAACCAGCTCACACTGAACACCATCTCGGACGCGGCAATGTTTCCTCTCCATGAAGCGGAGGAGCTCGGTGAAGTCCATGCCCACTTCTATCGTTTGTTTGATGAATTAGGATTGAAAGTGGAAGAGAAACGAACGCTGAGGCATGAAGAGCTCCTACGCAGAATTAACAGTATTATCGAACGGGACTATGCGGACACCAATCTCTGCCTCACCTCCATTGCTGATGAACTCACCATGTCACCCATCTATATTAGCAGGCTGTATAAACAACTCACGTTAAAAGGACTAACGGATGTGATTAATGAGACTCGAATCATCAAAGCCCAACATCTGCTGATTGAGACCGAGAATTCCGTTGCGGATATTGCAGAGAAAACGGGATTCACCAACAGCTCCTATTTTTATCGCATGTTCAAAAAGTTTAACGGTGTGACCCCAAATGATTATCGTCGCAAGGAACTTCGTTCCGAGCAAATGTAG
- the trmB gene encoding tRNA (guanosine(46)-N7)-methyltransferase TrmB, giving the protein MRLRGRKGIRENLEEQVDLVVLDPKQYKGKWSELFGNDHPIFVEFGMGKGQFISQMSYKYPQYNFIGIDMYDELVRRASEKARNAWSEADVETPPNVKLVLANIEQIEDVFEAGELERIYLNFSDPWPKAKHARRRLTHPRFLKKYTELLNAKGQIHFKTDSETLFEFSLNAIADYGLQMTNLSLNLHRDGLNEEHVMTEYEQKFMGKGMNIHRVEVIVGEEALREYQQMRLDKYKVREASDESAEDQE; this is encoded by the coding sequence ATGCGTTTACGTGGCAGAAAAGGGATTCGGGAAAATCTGGAGGAGCAAGTGGATCTTGTTGTTCTGGATCCCAAACAGTACAAGGGGAAATGGTCTGAACTGTTTGGAAATGACCATCCGATCTTTGTTGAATTTGGTATGGGTAAAGGTCAATTTATCAGCCAAATGAGTTATAAATATCCGCAATACAATTTTATCGGTATTGATATGTATGATGAATTGGTGCGCCGGGCTAGTGAGAAGGCCCGTAATGCATGGAGTGAGGCTGACGTAGAAACTCCGCCCAATGTGAAGCTTGTGCTGGCGAATATTGAACAGATCGAGGATGTGTTTGAAGCGGGAGAACTGGAACGAATCTATTTGAACTTCAGTGACCCATGGCCAAAAGCCAAGCATGCACGCCGTCGTTTGACTCATCCGCGTTTTTTGAAGAAATACACAGAACTGCTTAACGCCAAGGGCCAAATTCACTTCAAGACCGATTCGGAGACATTGTTCGAGTTCTCGCTTAATGCGATTGCCGACTATGGTCTGCAAATGACCAATCTGTCCCTGAACCTTCATCGTGATGGATTGAATGAAGAGCATGTCATGACGGAATACGAGCAGAAATTCATGGGCAAAGGCATGAACATTCATCGTGTAGAAGTCATTGTCGGTGAAGAGGCGCTGCGTGAGTATCAGCAGATGCGTCTGGACAAGTATAAAGTACGCGAAGCTTCGGATGAATCCGCAGAAGACCAAGAGTAA
- a CDS encoding TIGR01212 family radical SAM protein (This family includes YhcC from E. coli K-12, an uncharacterized radical SAM protein.): protein MNAPAIQPPLSWGDKRFHTWNYEMRNEFNNKVFKVMLDAGFTCPNRDGSIAKGGCTFCSARGSGDFAGSRRDDLVTQFNTIRDKQHLKWPTAQYIGYFQAYTNTYAPVEELREYFEVILQQPGVVGLSIATRPDCLPDDVVDYLAELNERTYLWVEMGLQTIHESTSTLINRAHDTRCYEEAVEKLRKRNIRVCTHIIYGLPQETHEMMLDTGRAVANMDVQGIKIHLLHLMRKTPMVKQYEAGLLRFLEQDEYIKLIVDTLEMLPPEMIVHRLTGDAPRDLLIGPMWSMKKWEVLNSIDRELRLRDSWQGKYWRGA from the coding sequence ATGAATGCACCTGCTATACAACCTCCTCTTTCCTGGGGAGATAAACGATTCCACACATGGAATTACGAAATGCGAAACGAGTTCAATAATAAAGTGTTCAAGGTTATGCTTGACGCAGGATTCACCTGCCCGAACCGTGACGGTTCGATTGCTAAAGGCGGATGTACCTTCTGCAGTGCCCGGGGATCAGGAGATTTTGCCGGCAGCAGACGGGATGATCTCGTTACCCAATTCAATACGATTCGGGATAAACAGCACCTGAAATGGCCTACGGCACAGTACATCGGCTATTTCCAGGCTTATACGAACACATACGCTCCTGTTGAGGAGTTACGTGAGTATTTTGAAGTTATTTTACAGCAGCCTGGTGTGGTCGGTTTGTCCATTGCCACTCGTCCCGATTGTTTGCCTGATGATGTTGTGGATTACCTGGCCGAACTGAATGAACGAACCTACCTGTGGGTTGAAATGGGACTTCAAACGATTCACGAGTCCACTTCAACGCTCATCAACCGAGCACATGATACTAGATGTTATGAAGAAGCGGTAGAGAAACTGCGGAAACGGAATATACGCGTATGTACACATATCATTTATGGCTTGCCTCAGGAAACGCATGAAATGATGCTGGACACAGGACGTGCTGTAGCCAATATGGATGTGCAGGGCATTAAGATCCATCTGCTGCACCTGATGCGCAAGACGCCAATGGTTAAACAGTATGAAGCCGGGCTTCTTCGATTCCTGGAACAGGACGAGTACATCAAACTGATTGTTGATACGCTGGAGATGCTTCCACCTGAAATGATCGTGCACCGCCTCACCGGAGATGCTCCGCGCGATCTGCTGATTGGACCGATGTGGTCCATGAAAAAGTGGGAAGTGCTGAATTCCATTGACCGTGAGCTGCGTTTACGTGATTCCTGGCAGGGTAAGTATTGGAGGGGAGCATAA
- a CDS encoding class I SAM-dependent methyltransferase — protein sequence MGFLSVLSCAHQWVSSRLQPGDFAIDATVGTGADTLFLAQQVGKRGQVIGFDIQNEALTLAQARIRKQEDGTKLGSISLMELSHDRMAEAVPEQWQGQVGAVMFNLGYLPTEGADASVITQTDSTIGALEAALGLLRPRGIITAVLYPGHDGGAQEADAVVAWCSALPVEQAQVVMYRQLQRSTSPFLIGIEKK from the coding sequence ATGGGTTTTCTTTCGGTTCTAAGCTGTGCCCATCAATGGGTATCCTCCCGTTTGCAGCCCGGTGATTTTGCCATTGATGCCACAGTAGGCACAGGTGCGGATACTTTGTTTCTTGCACAGCAAGTTGGCAAACGCGGTCAGGTCATCGGTTTTGATATCCAAAATGAAGCGCTGACGCTGGCTCAAGCCCGAATTCGCAAACAGGAAGACGGCACGAAGCTTGGTTCCATCTCCCTGATGGAGTTAAGCCATGACCGAATGGCTGAAGCGGTTCCGGAGCAATGGCAGGGTCAAGTTGGTGCAGTCATGTTCAACTTGGGATACCTGCCCACCGAAGGTGCAGATGCTTCTGTCATTACTCAAACGGACAGCACGATCGGGGCATTGGAAGCAGCACTGGGCTTACTGAGACCACGCGGTATTATAACAGCCGTATTGTACCCTGGCCATGACGGAGGTGCACAGGAAGCAGATGCAGTAGTAGCCTGGTGCTCGGCCTTGCCTGTAGAACAGGCACAAGTTGTCATGTACCGCCAGCTGCAGCGTTCAACCTCTCCTTTTCTGATTGGCATTGAGAAAAAGTAA
- a CDS encoding type I phosphomannose isomerase catalytic subunit, with the protein MSKPYPLQFQPEFKERVWGGRALEQFGLTPPEGHIGEGWMIADHPNGTTKVINGELAGKGLDEVREQLGTSWLGTKGVSEKGGRFPLLIKLLDCNDDLSVQVHPTDDYEALPPGELGKTEMWYVLDAKPGAHIIYGLNEGVDRAVLKEALENGTVMDTLRQVPVEAGDTFFIPAGTVHALCAGVVVAEIQQNSDTTYRIYDYNRPGLDGKPRELHVEDSLNVTAYEGAGATTMKTNNATPGEWLKLAECPYFVVEKGIVTGRWELSTQADSFTILVVCEGSGTLEWDNDDQEKIELSAGQCYLLPANLGAYTLDGHTTVLRSYLP; encoded by the coding sequence ATGTCTAAGCCATACCCACTGCAATTTCAACCCGAGTTTAAGGAACGTGTATGGGGAGGTCGGGCGCTGGAGCAATTCGGTCTGACACCACCTGAAGGACATATTGGAGAAGGCTGGATGATTGCGGATCATCCCAACGGTACAACCAAAGTCATTAATGGCGAGCTTGCTGGCAAAGGCCTGGATGAAGTACGGGAACAGCTGGGCACTTCGTGGCTTGGAACGAAAGGCGTTTCTGAAAAAGGCGGACGTTTCCCACTCTTGATCAAACTGCTCGACTGCAATGACGATCTATCCGTGCAGGTCCATCCTACAGATGATTATGAAGCTCTTCCTCCTGGCGAACTTGGCAAAACGGAAATGTGGTATGTGCTTGACGCGAAACCGGGAGCGCACATCATCTATGGATTGAATGAAGGAGTCGATCGTGCGGTGCTGAAGGAAGCGCTGGAGAATGGTACGGTGATGGATACGCTCCGTCAAGTACCGGTTGAAGCAGGTGATACATTCTTCATCCCTGCCGGAACGGTACATGCTCTATGTGCAGGAGTCGTCGTTGCCGAGATCCAGCAAAATTCGGATACGACCTATCGGATCTACGATTATAATCGCCCAGGACTGGATGGAAAACCGCGCGAGCTGCATGTTGAAGACTCCTTGAATGTGACAGCCTATGAGGGTGCCGGTGCAACAACAATGAAAACCAATAACGCTACACCAGGCGAATGGCTGAAGCTTGCGGAATGTCCTTATTTTGTCGTAGAAAAGGGAATTGTTACGGGCCGGTGGGAACTCTCTACCCAAGCAGACAGTTTTACCATACTGGTGGTTTGTGAAGGTAGCGGGACCCTGGAATGGGACAATGATGATCAGGAAAAAATTGAATTAAGCGCTGGACAATGCTACCTGCTGCCTGCCAATCTTGGAGCTTATACGCTGGATGGCCATACGACAGTCCTTCGTTCTTATCTACCTTAA
- a CDS encoding alpha/beta fold hydrolase, whose amino-acid sequence MQESTFALVGNEGTRIHVYRWLPDPECEVKGVVQIAHGMAETAARYAEFAKCLTSHGYAVYANDHRGHGKSVENPKLLGNAGADAFRWMASDMINLGEVASKEHAGVPLFLMGHSMGSFLVQQLMYAGHERYHAFILSGTNGKRGLLRFGEKLALMQCGIQGAAHPSMLLNAIVFGGFNRSFRPASTPFDWLSRDADEVKRFIDDPLCGAICTAGFFRDFFKLLLEIHMPEHMERIPKDKAVYLFSGELDPVGLNGKGVYNLVSQYRQLQIQDVEYRLYPEGRHEMLHETNREEVCLHVVDWLERHTPGSELYSTNVTRETLADTV is encoded by the coding sequence ATGCAGGAATCCACTTTTGCCCTTGTGGGTAATGAAGGTACCCGTATTCATGTCTACCGCTGGCTTCCCGATCCGGAATGCGAAGTGAAAGGCGTTGTTCAAATTGCGCACGGCATGGCCGAGACTGCAGCACGATATGCGGAATTCGCCAAATGTCTCACCAGTCACGGGTATGCTGTCTACGCCAATGACCACCGAGGACATGGAAAATCCGTCGAGAATCCTAAACTGCTCGGTAATGCCGGAGCCGATGCTTTTCGCTGGATGGCAAGTGATATGATCAACCTCGGTGAGGTGGCATCCAAGGAGCACGCGGGGGTTCCCTTGTTTCTGATGGGACATAGTATGGGGTCTTTTTTGGTACAGCAGCTGATGTATGCAGGGCATGAACGTTATCATGCATTCATCTTGTCCGGAACCAATGGGAAACGCGGTCTTCTCCGATTTGGTGAAAAACTCGCACTCATGCAATGTGGCATTCAGGGTGCGGCACATCCGAGCATGCTGCTCAATGCCATTGTGTTTGGCGGATTTAACCGTTCCTTCCGTCCGGCAAGCACACCATTTGATTGGCTATCGCGTGATGCCGACGAAGTTAAACGTTTTATCGACGATCCATTATGCGGAGCCATCTGTACCGCGGGATTCTTTCGTGATTTTTTCAAACTGTTGTTGGAAATTCATATGCCTGAACACATGGAACGGATTCCAAAAGATAAAGCAGTGTATCTGTTCTCCGGAGAACTGGACCCTGTTGGACTGAATGGCAAAGGTGTGTATAACCTGGTCTCCCAGTACAGACAGCTTCAGATTCAGGATGTAGAATATCGCCTGTATCCCGAAGGACGGCACGAGATGCTGCACGAGACCAATCGTGAAGAAGTATGCTTGCATGTGGTGGACTGGTTAGAGCGCCACACACCGGGTTCTGAGCTATACAGCACGAATGTGACTCGCGAAACTCTTGCCGATACTGTCTAA
- the odhB gene encoding 2-oxoglutarate dehydrogenase complex dihydrolipoyllysine-residue succinyltransferase — translation MSEIKVPAMGESITEGTVSRWLVKEGETVNQGDVLLELETDKVNIEISAEESGVLEKIIRQEGETVEIGETIGTLGAGTGGGSGAPASQPAAEQQQAAVPAPEAVAVAAPPAAAPESSDNGTKTASPAARKLARERGIELDQVQGKDPIGRVYQEDVKSHKTQAPASTPAPATKAPAASASAPAAGGSTYAKPVERQRMSRRRATIAKRLVEAQQTAAMLTTFNEVDMTAIMDVRKRRKDKFKEKHDIGLGFMSFFTKAVVGALKKFPTINAEIDGEDVVLKKYYDIGIAVSAKEGLVVPVVRDADRLGFAEIEKSIADLASKARSNSLALSDLQGGTFTITNGGTFGSLLSTPILNTPQVGILGMHKIQLRPVAIDAERMENRPMMYIALSYDHRIIDGSEAVRFLVTVKELLEDPESLLIEG, via the coding sequence GTGAGTGAAATTAAAGTACCTGCAATGGGTGAATCGATTACCGAAGGAACGGTTTCCAGATGGCTTGTCAAAGAAGGCGAAACCGTAAATCAGGGCGACGTTCTTCTGGAGCTGGAAACAGATAAGGTAAATATCGAAATCAGCGCCGAGGAGAGCGGAGTGCTCGAGAAAATTATCCGTCAGGAAGGCGAGACCGTAGAAATTGGGGAAACGATTGGTACGCTTGGAGCAGGAACTGGAGGAGGAAGCGGAGCACCCGCTTCCCAGCCGGCTGCAGAACAGCAACAGGCTGCGGTCCCAGCACCAGAAGCAGTAGCAGTAGCTGCACCACCAGCTGCAGCTCCGGAATCTTCCGATAACGGAACCAAAACGGCGTCACCGGCTGCACGCAAGCTTGCCCGCGAGCGCGGCATTGAGCTGGACCAGGTTCAGGGCAAAGATCCGATTGGGCGTGTCTATCAGGAAGACGTAAAAAGTCATAAGACTCAGGCACCAGCTTCAACGCCAGCTCCAGCAACTAAAGCTCCGGCAGCATCAGCAAGCGCTCCGGCAGCTGGAGGTTCTACGTATGCAAAACCGGTTGAACGTCAACGGATGTCTCGTCGCCGGGCGACCATTGCGAAGCGTCTGGTTGAAGCGCAGCAAACTGCGGCAATGCTGACAACTTTTAACGAAGTAGACATGACTGCAATCATGGATGTTCGTAAACGTCGTAAGGACAAGTTCAAAGAGAAGCACGATATCGGTCTTGGATTCATGTCCTTCTTTACCAAAGCAGTGGTTGGCGCACTGAAAAAGTTCCCGACCATCAATGCTGAGATTGATGGGGAAGATGTTGTACTCAAAAAATATTACGATATCGGAATCGCGGTCTCTGCGAAGGAAGGTCTTGTTGTTCCTGTCGTTCGTGACGCAGACCGTCTGGGCTTCGCTGAGATCGAAAAGAGCATTGCAGACCTGGCTTCCAAAGCTCGTTCCAACTCCCTTGCACTTTCCGATCTGCAAGGCGGCACATTTACGATTACCAATGGCGGAACGTTTGGTTCCCTGTTGTCTACACCGATCCTGAATACACCTCAAGTGGGTATTCTCGGGATGCATAAGATCCAGCTTCGTCCTGTTGCAATCGATGCAGAGCGGATGGAAAATCGTCCAATGATGTATATCGCATTGTCGTACGATCACCGCATTATCGACGGAAGCGAAGCGGTACGTTTTCTCGTCACGGTGAAGGAACTGCTGGAAGATCCGGAATCCTTGCTTATCGAAGGGTAA
- a CDS encoding 2-oxoglutarate dehydrogenase E1 component, with amino-acid sequence MTIEEGNKKPWESYYGPNLGYVQEQYELFSQDPESVTPAYRELFEQWGAPPMPGRDAHTATYSGNAQTASGSVDIQLLQKAVTAGKLVWNIRTYGHLAADIDPLGISEDSDTSLLEPKHFELNEEDLKALPASLIWEGADGQTANGWDAIQRLRQIYTGPIAYEFSHVHEVHEREWLNRRAESRTSPAPLNQDERKALLERLVEVEQFEDFLHKTFVGQKRFSIEGNDVLVPMLDEAVRIMAHSGSSHILMGMAHRGRLNVLAHVLGKPYSKIFSEFHHSPNKDLVPSEGSTGINYGWTGDVKYHLGANRFVKDGEAVQARLTLANNPSHLEYVNPVVQGFARAAQDDRRDPGYPKQDVTKAATILMHGDAAFPGEGIVAETLNFKALPGYQNGGTIHIIVNNRLGFTTDSSDSRSTYYASDLAKGYEIPIVHVNADNPEACIAAIRMAAEYRNKFKKDFLIDLIGYRRYGHNETDDPETTQPKVYEKVKSHPTVSYLYQDQLKQESVIDDASIGSIRDAVTNRLKEAYEQMKKNEVHEQSQLKANEPEAVSLIPTAVPLENLRSINADLLKWPENFNVYPKLQRILQRRSTSLNEGEKVDWSLAETLAFATILADGKPIRISGQDAERATFAHRNLVLHDSENGTTFCPLHHLPQARAAFAIYNSPLSEESVLGFEYGYNVYSPDTLVIWEAQFGDFANCAQVIFDQFISAGRAKWSQKSSLVMLLPHANEGQGPEHTSARLERFLQLCAEDNMTVANLTSASQYFHLLRRQASLTETEDARPLVLMSPKSLIRNPRVASPAAAFSEGTFEPVLEQAGLGTKPDRVERIILCSGKIAIDLEDAFEKDKADWSWLHIIRVEQLYPFPAEEIKRVLARFSKLKELVWVQEENKNMGAWTYMEPRLRAIAPEGTTVRYEGRPEHASPSSGYQTVHSMEQQQIITSALKQTTKNNIPLGR; translated from the coding sequence ATGACGATCGAGGAAGGCAACAAGAAGCCCTGGGAAAGTTACTATGGACCCAATTTGGGATACGTACAAGAACAATATGAATTATTCTCTCAAGATCCTGAATCGGTTACACCCGCATATCGGGAATTGTTTGAACAATGGGGTGCTCCGCCGATGCCCGGCAGAGATGCACATACAGCCACTTATTCCGGCAACGCCCAAACGGCTTCCGGGAGCGTGGATATTCAATTATTACAGAAAGCGGTTACAGCCGGGAAACTGGTTTGGAATATTCGAACTTATGGTCACCTTGCCGCGGATATTGATCCGCTTGGTATAAGTGAAGATTCAGATACATCTTTATTGGAACCGAAGCATTTTGAATTGAATGAAGAAGATTTGAAAGCACTGCCCGCATCCCTGATCTGGGAAGGTGCAGATGGACAGACGGCTAACGGCTGGGATGCCATTCAGCGTCTGCGCCAGATCTATACAGGTCCAATCGCTTATGAATTCAGCCATGTTCATGAAGTTCATGAACGCGAGTGGCTTAACCGCCGTGCTGAATCACGGACATCCCCGGCACCACTGAATCAGGATGAACGGAAGGCTCTGCTGGAACGTCTGGTTGAGGTGGAGCAGTTCGAGGATTTCCTTCACAAAACGTTTGTGGGACAAAAACGTTTCTCGATTGAAGGAAACGACGTGCTCGTACCGATGCTGGATGAAGCAGTACGCATTATGGCACACTCGGGCTCAAGCCATATTCTGATGGGGATGGCTCACCGGGGTCGCCTGAACGTGCTCGCTCATGTCCTTGGTAAACCATACAGCAAAATTTTCTCTGAATTCCATCATTCCCCGAACAAGGATCTGGTTCCGTCTGAAGGATCGACAGGAATCAATTACGGCTGGACAGGGGATGTCAAATACCACCTTGGTGCGAATCGCTTTGTGAAAGATGGCGAAGCAGTACAGGCTCGTCTGACTTTGGCTAACAATCCGAGTCATCTGGAGTACGTAAACCCTGTGGTTCAAGGCTTTGCACGTGCGGCGCAGGATGATCGGCGTGATCCGGGATATCCGAAACAGGACGTGACAAAAGCAGCGACAATTCTAATGCATGGCGATGCAGCCTTCCCTGGTGAAGGCATTGTGGCGGAAACGCTCAATTTCAAAGCACTCCCGGGCTATCAGAACGGCGGAACGATTCATATTATCGTGAACAACCGTCTCGGATTTACAACCGATAGCAGCGATTCCCGTTCTACTTATTACGCGAGTGACCTTGCCAAAGGTTACGAGATTCCGATCGTGCATGTGAATGCAGACAATCCGGAAGCATGTATCGCGGCGATTCGTATGGCGGCAGAGTACCGCAACAAGTTCAAGAAGGATTTCCTGATTGATCTGATCGGTTACCGCCGCTATGGTCATAATGAAACAGACGATCCGGAGACAACACAACCGAAGGTCTATGAAAAAGTGAAGAGTCACCCTACAGTGAGTTATCTGTATCAGGACCAACTCAAGCAGGAATCGGTTATCGATGATGCATCCATTGGCAGCATTCGTGATGCGGTGACCAACCGACTAAAAGAAGCTTATGAACAAATGAAGAAAAACGAAGTTCATGAACAGTCACAACTGAAAGCCAATGAACCTGAAGCAGTGTCGCTGATTCCAACAGCCGTGCCGCTGGAGAATCTGCGGAGCATTAATGCCGATCTGTTGAAATGGCCAGAGAACTTCAACGTATATCCGAAGTTGCAGCGTATTCTGCAGCGCCGCAGCACTTCCTTGAACGAGGGAGAAAAAGTGGACTGGAGTCTTGCCGAGACACTGGCCTTTGCTACGATCCTGGCCGACGGCAAGCCAATCCGGATCAGCGGACAGGACGCGGAGCGCGCAACCTTCGCTCACCGGAATCTGGTATTGCATGATTCGGAGAACGGAACAACATTTTGCCCGCTGCACCATCTGCCACAAGCACGTGCGGCGTTTGCAATCTACAACAGCCCGTTGTCAGAGGAGTCGGTGCTTGGATTCGAGTATGGATACAATGTGTATTCCCCGGATACGCTTGTCATCTGGGAAGCCCAATTTGGTGACTTTGCCAACTGTGCGCAGGTTATTTTTGACCAATTCATATCCGCTGGCCGTGCCAAATGGTCTCAGAAATCAAGTCTGGTCATGCTGCTTCCTCACGCCAATGAAGGGCAGGGACCTGAGCATACAAGTGCCCGTCTCGAACGTTTCCTGCAGCTCTGTGCAGAAGATAATATGACGGTTGCCAACTTGACGAGTGCATCCCAGTATTTCCATCTGCTGCGTCGTCAGGCTTCATTGACTGAAACAGAAGATGCACGTCCTCTGGTCTTAATGTCGCCGAAGAGTCTCATTCGCAATCCGCGTGTCGCGTCACCCGCTGCAGCGTTTAGCGAAGGCACGTTTGAGCCTGTACTTGAACAAGCAGGGCTTGGAACCAAACCGGATCGCGTAGAGCGCATCATTCTGTGCAGTGGTAAAATTGCCATTGATCTCGAGGACGCTTTTGAGAAAGACAAAGCAGACTGGTCCTGGCTTCACATTATTCGTGTTGAACAGCTGTATCCGTTCCCGGCGGAAGAAATCAAGCGCGTACTTGCACGTTTCAGCAAGCTGAAAGAACTGGTTTGGGTTCAGGAAGAGAACAAAAACATGGGAGCCTGGACATACATGGAACCTCGCTTGCGCGCTATTGCACCGGAAGGAACAACCGTGAGATACGAAGGCCGCCCGGAACACGCGAGTCCTTCCAGCGGTTATCAAACTGTGCACAGCATGGAACAGCAACAGATTATTACATCCGCGTTGAAGCAAACGACGAAGAATAATATTCCACTGGGGAGGTAA